TCAGGTTTAGGATTGGTATTAAATTTCCTTTCACTAATCTAGTTTGGGTGGTGGCATGTATTTTCAAATTTGTCTCTCAAAGAATTTCAAAGTCTCAGCAATGTGTAGGAGGTGTaaaatttacttattaaaaaaaaaaaaattaaaataatgagcTCTGAAGCTTTCTTTATTCTGTGACAGAACAGAAGAAATCTTGTACAGAaatttacttttagttttttccCCCCTTTAATTGTACTTCTGTAATCAAGCTTCGTATgaatatttgtcaaaattccaaaaaatgtgtttaactTTTTGTAGGTCTCATTCTAGTCTATTAGATTTAGATATTTCTTGAGTAGGCTCTATTTTAGtcatactaattaattttgtttatggATTGCTTTTTTATGCTGATAAAATCTTGTAGTGTTAAAAATGAGTTCACGATATccagaaggggaaaaaaattataattttttcccTTATGGATAAACGGACAAAATAATAGTTGATTTACGGTAAAATGTATAGTATTTTTTGGCCATGGCTACATAGTCTCTTTTTACTTCTgcttcttgaattttttttttttgtttttttttctttttcactatcttatttttattatctctcTTCCCACTGCACCATCAAACTTCCTTTACACCTTAATTCTACTTTTGAACCCTTGGTCTAAAAGTCCCCAACTACCCTTAGTCTAATCTAACacaaacctctctctcttttcaagACAACCCATAATGTTATTTGTTCAAAAAAGatgttttttctgtttttttttccctctccccatTGGTATTCACTGGGTTACCATCCATCATAAGGATTGCTACCCTTTGTTTCAAACTGTTTTAAGTGTTTCTGTACTAATTTGGTATTTGATGTGCGCTAATCCAATTGGAAACAAGTGGCTTGTTGCCAATCCTCATTTGCCAgcatttttatttcatatttttcctcttttggcATGGCcacattttaaaagttttttacaGATCATATTGACATGTGACACATGATCTGCCATTGTGAACTTGTGAAATCCTAAAGGTGAAAATTGTTCCTTTACATGTATTCTATTTGAGAGAGGCATATATTGAGTTGTGCTGCTTGTGAATGTTGCTTCTTATGATGCACGTAACTTGTCTATTGTTATTTTGCAGATTCATAATCATGAATGACAAAGAGGTTCTGAAATATGAAGATATTGTTTTGAGAGTGTCGGATTTGGATATTCTGGAAGGACCCTGTTATCTCAATGATCAAATAATTGCATTCTACTTTGGTTATCTGTCTTCCTCATGTGACTCGCATGATATCCTTCTTGTTCCACCTTCGGTGTCTTTCTGGCTTGCTAATTGCAAAGAGGAGGCTCTCAAAGATATCATAGAGCCCCTCAAATTATCAAGCAAGAAATTGGTTCTATTCACTGTGAACGACAATGATGATCTGAGTGGTGGTGATAGTGGTACACATTGGAGTTTGCTTGTTTATGATAGGAGTAGCAATACATTTTCACATCATGACAGCATGGAGGGAGTAAATAATTCTCATGCTATGAAGCTTTACGAGGCTGTCAAGGGATTTATGGGACCAACTGCCAAACCAAACACAGCATCATCATCTACACCCAAAGgtagaatgaagaaaaagaaagatgtgGGTGCAACTGCCAAAGCTGTGGCAGTTGCTGATGCTGAACCTTCCTTTACAGAATGTGATACACCACAACAAACGAATGGATATGACTGTGGACTTTATGTCATTGCCATTGCCAAAGTAATTTGTCAATGGCATTCAAGTAAAAAGAAGGGCAAGGAAAGCAACTGGATTTCTGCTATAGAGAGGCAAGTTGATGCATCTTTAGAGATGACAATGAGAGATGAGCTACTAAAGCTCATTGAAAATTTAAGGAAGGAGGATTGAGGCAAGCATATGAAAGATACTTGTTAAAGGGAAAGATTTCTGAACAAACAAGTACAGAGCTTTGGACTTAACCACATGCATGTATAGATACTGCATTGAAAGCAAATTCTGTTACCATCATGAAAACTTgtccatatatatttttttctctcctttcaTACCTGTAACAGCATTGCAGTGTACAGTTAGAAGCACTCTACCATGttacaattttaacaaaaagtgaTAAATGTGATTTACACACAATTGTTTTTACTGATTACTGAAATTCATTTTGTTACGCATGTttggaatttttaattttttgcaaacaTTTAATTGTGGAAATTAATAAATGTTATGTCCATGACATAGTTTGAATTTGATACTCGGTCCTAAAACTTCTTGAACATAAACTAGCAAGGTCTTCTTCAAAATGGGTAGCCATTGGAAGAGTAATTTAGTCTTAGCTGTTATTGTACAATAATGCATGTATTTAATAGCTGGTGTGGAgcatgccacatcaacaatttgtaaaatatttgcaACATAGTTTTGACTCTAGCATTACCCTTATTTAAGTAATGGAACACGTAAAGAACTTTGATCAATCAATGGCAGCTATTAATTGATAATTATGACGGATTTTTGTTGGCTAGTGCTTGAGAGTTGAGGCATTGAAAGGGTTTCATTTACAAGTATTGAAGAAGGGGGATACGGATGTTGAGTTAGTGTTGTAAGGAGGAATTGGGTGCTTTCATTGGAGGAGTTGATGAGAGTGGGAGTGAGAAAGGTGGTTAAAGCAGAGGTGAGAGAAGAGGCAGTGAAACTAGCCCTTGAGTAGaaggaaaatataaagagaGATGGTGAATTCTTTACtgcttttgggtttttgaacttgaaatcttgATGAAAGGATTGTCTGTGAAGCGTTTTTTGGTGCTTGTTATTGATAATTATATATTTGGTATTCTAGTAGTGTGATTGCAAATACCTTTCACAGTTTCACCCAAGCTAGGGACATAAGTAATCCGAAAAAAGACGCAagctcaataaaaaattatatgacaTTAAGATATCATGAATGAACAACATTCTAATCTGTCAAAAGCTTTCTCTAGATAGTCTAGACCAAAATTTGCAACTAATGCATCTAATCTGCCTTTTTAGTGTAAGATTTCTTGAACTATAACTATCATCAGAGGCCCTTTGTCCAGGGACAAAACCAGCTTGACACTGGAGGATAAGATGCTGAAGGAAAAGACATTCAATTAGCAAAACTTGTCCTTATTCCAAAGATCTTTTCTCCATAAACCATACAACCATTCTATATTCCCTTTCTGTAACAATATTCCTATCCTATCCCTATTCCTATATATAGCAATAGCATCTTCATTTACCATGTTGTCTTCATGCAACTTTTCATGCCATATTCTTGCAAAGTTTCCCTTAGATCAAACTAGTAAACCAGACATTACACAGAAATGTAACATAGGACAGAAGACATAAAAGACTAGAAAGTGTTTTAGTGTTTCATCAATCTTATGATCTCTCTTTTAGAGAAATTGTAAAGGAATCTATGAGATGTCTATCAAAGCATACTTTGATTTCATCACTTCTATTACAGGAATTGAAAGTAAACTTAACATGCCAAATAGAAAAAAAGCAGcagacaaaaatgaaaatgactGTTCAACTAATTCATACCCAATACCACAATATAAAAGGGGAAAATGTTTTAAGACTGTCAGTCTCCTAGCTAATTTTTCGGCATACATGTTTCTTGGTAACATGCTATGGACAGAAGCTCCTCAATTCACAATCACATCACATGCTAGATTTGTCAACATCACTATGTATTATTGAAATACATGTTGCCGTACAATAATGCTAGGGAAGATCTGCAGAGAAAAAGCTTATCAGATTTATCTGCACATTTATTAATGGAAAATGTACAGAACTTTGGTGATCATGTTAATATAAATCAATGCTATTAATTGATAAGACTCCAACATCAGACCCATATCATCCTTGCTGTTAAATGCTTTAagtacatattttaaaattacaaaatgtaTATTATGAATTCTCGAAAGATCAATATGTTATAGTATTAGTATTTTTCAACTACTTGTaccatttgtttttctttgttatctTTGTGTCAAACATGGCCAGCTTGTATTTCCTATCTTGACCAAATTTTCTATGCTAGAAAAGATTCCAACCCACTTGTATACGTGGAACGACAAGGATGTTTAACACATTTGGCCCTATCGTTTCATAAATCCATTAGCAAGAACAGaatcaaaatgaaattcaaCACATATTCCCAAGTTTTCTGTGATTGTTTGATCTATTTAATTATTATCGTTGTGGTTGTGGGCAACAATGATTGAGATGTGCGGAGAGGGATTAGATATGCATAGCCTTGGGTGGTGGCGCCAGTTGATTTGGACCACAGAAAAACAATCATTTGTTGTCCATTTTAGTTAGAggttataaatttgtaatttgacaaaagaaaaggtaagggaACTTTAATTGGAATACCGTGAGCCTTATCACTTATCAACATCACGGGTTATTTACCTAATTATTCACGTTACTTGCCTCATCATAGAGGCAGGTGAAACTTTATTATTGACATGATTTAGTACTATGGGATAATATCACTCCTATGGGTTTATGATTTATAATGGGAAAAATGGCTATTTAGCATTAATtccactcccccccccccccccccaaaaaaaaaaaaaaaaacctatgtaGTCAAATAACCTCCTTTTTAAACTTCGTAGTAAATACTCTAGTTTTGAAATTCGATATTGGTGAGGTCGAGTTTTGTCTGGAATTTGACATTAACAATGTtgaattttatgtattttttcacttagattttttttttttttaaatttgtacaGAACTTGACATTAGGAATATTGAGTTTTgcctaaaataatgaatttcaaaataagagTATTTTGctacataatttgaaaatatggcTGTTTGGCAATATTGTTCAAAAACTAAGGTTAAACAACTACTTTTTCCCGGTTTATCATTGACATTGtttttattatgcactaatCATAAGTTCACAAACTATGTCAAActattataaatttgattaaaaaaaaagaaacaaaaattattgtataatcTAGACCTTTTACCAGATAAATAATCACGTGTTGGATTAAGTGCTAGTTTAATGATAATAGCATATTTTATAGAATTACATACCcatcttttcttcactcgctatctatttttaataggaaaaaaaaaatcatgcatggAGTGGAACACCATGTCACCATCTAAGCGTGtgaaattcttcttctttcttgacTCTCCGTAGATTAAAATTAGAAggataaaaatatttgtaaccTGCCAATTGCCTATAATAAGTATAGTGGCATTTCAGTCCGGAACACCGCTTGATTTATTATAAATGTAAAACCACATGTGTGACTTTGCTTTTTATCAAAAGTGAAGCTTTACATCATTAAATTAAGTTTAAGGGTATGcttcttttagtttaaaatgtcaatttgttttctttgctatgttttacaaaatttaacctctctctcactttttatttttatgatagaaaaaataataaaccgTGTAATTTGAGCATATATGTATAgcttaatcaatttttttagtggAACGTGGGGATTTGTTACTTCCCAAGGCAGTAtagtctttgatggttgaaatgttaaataagatatttgaaacttaatttctgtctacaccaaaaatcaattgtagtTTGggtttaacaataaaaaattatcatcaagagcagacgtcataagttgaaacatcctaaaaataaaagttgaccTCGACATTGACAATAACTATTTGCATTGTTATTCATTTATTCTTAATCATATACAGCTTGCTTTATAGCCAATTATGCCATGATTCATGCATGCATCCCATTacttttttgattttcttgtttttagaaagtaaacaggAGTGTTTGGTTTACAAAACAGGAGGAGAtggagatgaagaaaaaaaaacaaagaaatagaacaCAACCAGTGCAAGAATCTAGCAACATTAATCTCTCCACTTGg
This genomic stretch from Quercus lobata isolate SW786 chromosome 3, ValleyOak3.0 Primary Assembly, whole genome shotgun sequence harbors:
- the LOC115981813 gene encoding NEDD8-specific protease 1-like isoform X2, producing MNDKEVLKYEDIVLRVSDLDILEGPCYLNDQIIAFYFGYLSSSCDSHDILLVPPSVSFWLANCKEEALKDIIEPLKLSSKKLVLFTVNDNDDLSGGDSGTHWSLLVYDRSSNTFSHHDSMEGVNNSHAMKLYEAVKGFMGPTAKPNTASSSTPKGRMKKKKDVGATAKAVAVADAEPSFTECDTPQQTNGYDCGLYVIAIAKVICQWHSSKKKGKESNWISAIERQVDASLEMTMRDELLKLIENLRKED
- the LOC115981813 gene encoding NEDD8-specific protease 1-like isoform X1, with translation MLLLMMHVTCLLLFCRFIIMNDKEVLKYEDIVLRVSDLDILEGPCYLNDQIIAFYFGYLSSSCDSHDILLVPPSVSFWLANCKEEALKDIIEPLKLSSKKLVLFTVNDNDDLSGGDSGTHWSLLVYDRSSNTFSHHDSMEGVNNSHAMKLYEAVKGFMGPTAKPNTASSSTPKGRMKKKKDVGATAKAVAVADAEPSFTECDTPQQTNGYDCGLYVIAIAKVICQWHSSKKKGKESNWISAIERQVDASLEMTMRDELLKLIENLRKED